Proteins co-encoded in one Bacillus infantis NRRL B-14911 genomic window:
- a CDS encoding MFS transporter translates to MPSGKQTSLLPLLALAVSAFAIGTTEFISVGLLPMIAEDLNIPVTTAGLTVSIYALGVMFGAPVLTSLTAKMSRKSLLLWIMVVFIAGNIIAASSGSIGILLAARIISALSHGVFMSIGSTIAADLVPKDKRASAISIMFTGLTVATVTGVPFGTFLGQQFGWRFAFVAIVVIGVIAFIANSILVPKNLSKGSKAAFADQIRLITNGRLLLVFIITALGYGGTFVVFTYLSPLLQEVTGFKAGTVAAILLLYGIAIAIGNMAGGRLANKNPIRALFYMFIIQAVVLLLLTFAAPYKTAGLIVILLMGLFAFMNVPGLQVYVVMLAERFVPGAVDVASAINIAAFNAGIAIGSYLGGLVTDSIGLIHTPWIGAAMVLGAVILTGWSMKLENQDMKTTSINGGAA, encoded by the coding sequence ATGCCATCTGGCAAACAAACAAGTTTGCTTCCGCTGCTTGCGCTTGCAGTCAGTGCGTTTGCAATCGGAACAACTGAATTCATTTCAGTCGGGCTGCTGCCGATGATCGCGGAAGATTTGAATATTCCCGTCACCACAGCAGGACTGACTGTTTCTATATATGCACTGGGAGTCATGTTCGGAGCGCCTGTCCTTACCTCGCTCACAGCTAAAATGTCCCGCAAATCACTTTTGCTTTGGATCATGGTGGTATTCATTGCAGGGAATATCATTGCTGCATCATCAGGCAGCATAGGTATTCTCCTTGCAGCGCGGATTATTTCGGCCTTGAGCCACGGGGTGTTCATGTCCATCGGCTCTACCATTGCCGCCGATTTAGTGCCGAAGGATAAGAGGGCAAGCGCCATTTCCATCATGTTCACAGGCCTGACTGTTGCCACAGTAACAGGCGTTCCGTTTGGGACATTCCTCGGCCAGCAGTTTGGCTGGAGATTTGCTTTTGTGGCCATTGTCGTAATCGGCGTCATTGCCTTTATTGCCAACAGCATCCTTGTGCCAAAAAATCTTTCAAAAGGGTCGAAAGCTGCATTTGCCGATCAGATCAGACTAATTACGAACGGCAGGCTGCTGCTGGTTTTTATCATTACTGCGCTTGGCTACGGCGGCACATTCGTTGTATTTACGTATCTGTCACCGCTGCTGCAGGAAGTGACCGGCTTTAAAGCTGGTACAGTGGCTGCCATTTTGCTTTTATATGGAATTGCCATTGCGATAGGAAATATGGCCGGCGGCCGGCTGGCGAACAAAAATCCGATCAGGGCACTCTTTTATATGTTCATCATTCAGGCCGTGGTGCTGCTGCTGCTCACATTTGCAGCACCCTATAAGACTGCAGGCTTGATTGTCATCCTGCTGATGGGGCTGTTTGCATTCATGAACGTCCCAGGGCTGCAGGTATATGTGGTCATGCTGGCAGAACGGTTTGTCCCTGGAGCGGTGGATGTTGCTTCTGCTATTAATATTGCCGCCTTCAACGCCGGAATTGCGATTGGCTCTTACTTGGGCGGCCTCGTCACAGACTCTATCGGGCTGATCCATACACCATGGATCGGTGCCGCAATGGTGCTTGGCGCTGTCATTCTAACAGGCTGGAGCATGAAGCTGGAAAACCAGGATATGAAAACAACAAGCATCAATGGGGGAGCTGCGTAA
- a CDS encoding aldo/keto reductase, with protein MIKSIQDKTVLNNGVEMPWMGLGVFKVEEGPELVNAVKSAIKLGYRSIDTAAIYGNEEGVGQGIREGIAEAGISREDLFITSKVWNSDLGFESAIQAYETSLQKLGLEYLDLYLIHWPVEGKYKDAWRALEALYKEEKVRAIGVSNFQVHHLEELLKDAEVKPVINQVEYHPRLTQQELKAVCRENGIQLEAWSPLMQGQLLDNEIIAAIAEKHGKSAAQVILRWDLQNGVITIPKSTKEHRIAANASIFDFELSSDEMEQISSLNQNLRVGPDPDHFDF; from the coding sequence ATGATAAAAAGCATTCAAGATAAAACAGTTTTAAATAATGGTGTGGAAATGCCATGGATGGGATTGGGCGTTTTCAAAGTAGAAGAAGGGCCGGAGCTTGTTAACGCCGTAAAATCAGCCATTAAGCTGGGTTACCGGAGCATAGACACGGCAGCTATCTATGGAAATGAAGAGGGTGTCGGACAGGGAATCAGGGAGGGAATTGCGGAAGCAGGCATATCCCGCGAGGACCTTTTTATTACATCAAAGGTGTGGAACAGCGATTTAGGCTTTGAATCAGCAATCCAGGCGTATGAAACAAGCCTGCAGAAGCTTGGGCTTGAATATCTGGATCTGTATCTTATCCATTGGCCGGTGGAAGGGAAGTATAAAGACGCATGGCGTGCGCTTGAAGCTCTTTATAAAGAAGAAAAAGTAAGAGCTATAGGCGTGAGCAACTTCCAAGTGCACCACCTGGAGGAATTGTTGAAGGATGCAGAGGTCAAGCCGGTGATCAATCAGGTAGAATACCATCCGCGTCTTACCCAGCAGGAATTAAAAGCAGTCTGCAGGGAAAATGGAATCCAGCTTGAGGCATGGAGCCCGCTTATGCAGGGGCAGCTATTGGACAATGAAATCATTGCTGCCATTGCTGAAAAGCATGGCAAATCTGCAGCCCAGGTCATCCTGCGCTGGGATCTGCAGAATGGTGTCATTACAATCCCTAAATCAACGAAAGAGCACAGAATTGCTGCCAATGCTTCTATTTTTGATTTTGAACTGTCAAGCGATGAAATGGAGCAGATCAGTTCACTGAATCAAAACCTGCGTGTAGGGCCGGACCCGGATCATTTTGATTTTTAA
- a CDS encoding vWA domain-containing protein has protein sequence MKRKIHILARLLALLCIMVLAGCSGEDEKASGEKKNDPPQEEAREQETSSDEKIPEAADDIEGMVAQKHGKILEGKLEPEVEIADLWDAKKYTGFNEETLQPAAEKEMKAYFSEQKDLSGSQVYDYLVYQLGSGLYQSYYEELVSFEHGHEMPELPDGEDEIQQAKNQKSNIVILMDASGSMKADVSGGNKMMLAKETIKEFTSSLEDDASVSLMAYGHVGTGNDEDKAESCSRIDEVFPLGAYEKTAFNKSMDSFEASGWTPLAGAIDKARELLSAYNSTDYKNTLYIVSDGVETCDGDPVEAAQQLQGSNIEAKVNIIGFDVDDEGQKQLKEVAEAGGGTYATVRDKDELEDQVLKKWKPSLGQIFSQLGVPLHETVDQKERLLDISNPIRLISDREKDRIKSAVSFLESEELISPEAAEEAEELAETRHEIRDSHFKDLYEQKEEEAQKARDEINGKVEAWKDKWYEVLKDEN, from the coding sequence ATGAAAAGAAAAATACATATTCTTGCGAGATTACTCGCACTTCTATGCATCATGGTTCTGGCAGGCTGCAGCGGGGAAGATGAAAAGGCTTCAGGCGAAAAGAAAAATGATCCGCCCCAGGAGGAAGCCCGGGAACAGGAAACATCTTCCGATGAAAAGATACCAGAAGCAGCGGACGATATTGAGGGCATGGTTGCACAAAAGCACGGAAAGATACTTGAAGGCAAACTGGAACCTGAGGTGGAGATTGCCGATCTATGGGACGCCAAAAAATATACCGGTTTTAATGAAGAGACACTCCAGCCGGCAGCAGAGAAAGAAATGAAAGCATATTTCTCTGAGCAGAAGGATTTATCCGGCAGCCAGGTATACGACTATCTGGTCTATCAGCTGGGCTCAGGTTTATACCAGTCCTACTATGAGGAACTTGTTTCCTTTGAGCATGGTCATGAGATGCCAGAACTCCCTGATGGAGAAGATGAAATCCAGCAGGCAAAGAACCAGAAATCTAATATAGTCATTTTAATGGATGCAAGCGGAAGCATGAAAGCTGATGTCAGCGGCGGCAATAAAATGATGCTTGCCAAAGAAACCATCAAGGAATTTACAAGTTCTCTGGAGGATGATGCCAGTGTTTCCTTAATGGCTTACGGCCATGTAGGAACAGGGAACGATGAAGATAAAGCTGAATCCTGCAGCCGCATTGATGAGGTATTTCCTTTGGGGGCCTATGAGAAAACTGCCTTCAACAAATCCATGGATTCATTTGAGGCAAGCGGCTGGACCCCGCTGGCTGGAGCGATTGACAAAGCACGGGAGCTTTTGTCCGCCTATAACAGCACGGATTATAAAAACACCCTCTATATTGTCAGCGATGGGGTCGAGACCTGTGACGGAGATCCTGTAGAAGCAGCACAGCAGCTTCAGGGCAGCAATATTGAGGCAAAGGTCAATATCATTGGCTTCGATGTTGATGACGAAGGGCAAAAACAGCTGAAGGAGGTTGCGGAGGCGGGCGGCGGAACTTATGCAACTGTAAGGGATAAAGATGAGCTGGAGGACCAGGTGCTGAAAAAATGGAAGCCGAGCCTGGGCCAGATATTTTCCCAGCTGGGAGTACCATTGCATGAGACGGTAGACCAGAAAGAAAGGCTCCTTGATATATCGAACCCGATCAGATTAATATCAGATAGAGAGAAAGACAGGATTAAAAGTGCAGTGTCTTTCCTGGAGAGCGAAGAGCTGATCAGTCCTGAGGCGGCAGAAGAAGCGGAGGAACTGGCGGAAACCAGGCATGAAATCCGCGACTCGCATTTCAAGGACTTATACGAACAAAAAGAAGAAGAAGCACAAAAGGCAAGAGATGAAATCAACGGTAAAGTAGAAGCCTGGAAGGATAAATGGTATGAGGTATTAAAGGACGAAAACTAA
- a CDS encoding glutathione peroxidase yields MSVYQFSAPAMNGRQISLEEYRGKVMLIVNTASQCGFTFQYQDLQKLYDRYKEKGLVVLGFPCNQFDNQEPGSDEEVQSFCELRYGVSFPMFQKMDVRDGNAHPLFNYLTAQKPFEGFNENHPVARVLIPLLKEKHPEYLFGDSIKWNFTKFLIDAEGNVIRRFEATTDPFEMEADIEQLLG; encoded by the coding sequence ATGAGTGTTTATCAATTTTCAGCTCCGGCCATGAACGGAAGACAAATCTCTCTGGAGGAATACAGGGGGAAGGTAATGCTGATTGTCAATACAGCAAGCCAGTGCGGCTTTACTTTTCAATATCAGGATCTGCAGAAGCTTTACGACCGCTACAAAGAAAAAGGGCTGGTGGTATTAGGTTTCCCGTGCAATCAATTTGATAATCAGGAGCCTGGGAGTGATGAGGAAGTCCAATCCTTCTGTGAGCTCCGCTATGGTGTATCATTCCCGATGTTTCAAAAAATGGATGTGCGCGACGGAAATGCCCATCCTTTATTCAATTACCTGACTGCACAGAAGCCATTCGAAGGATTCAATGAGAATCATCCGGTTGCAAGAGTCCTCATTCCTCTGTTGAAGGAAAAGCATCCTGAATACCTGTTCGGCGACTCAATCAAATGGAACTTCACAAAGTTTTTGATAGATGCAGAGGGAAATGTAATACGGAGGTTTGAGGCTACGACAGATCCGTTCGAGATGGAAGCGGACATAGAACAGCTGCTGGGCTAA
- a CDS encoding DUF2383 domain-containing protein: protein MDNHSVAKELNKFLKGIYMGIHAYEHFIEKLDDEGVRAEFQRMQQEHKHNAALIAERIQNLGAVPADDEGIAGSIQGYISSLFLPDSQDAIVDKTLTGEDYYAIQMSEENVRGDLDPESRRLVETVLDTDRKHVEYLNTLKGRV from the coding sequence GTGGACAATCACTCAGTTGCCAAGGAGCTGAATAAGTTCCTGAAAGGGATTTACATGGGCATCCATGCATACGAGCATTTCATTGAAAAACTTGACGATGAAGGTGTCAGAGCCGAATTCCAGAGAATGCAGCAGGAGCACAAACATAATGCGGCCCTGATTGCGGAAAGAATCCAAAACCTTGGGGCTGTACCTGCTGACGATGAAGGCATAGCCGGTTCCATTCAAGGATATATCAGCAGTCTCTTCCTGCCGGACAGCCAGGATGCCATAGTCGATAAAACCCTTACCGGCGAAGACTATTATGCCATCCAAATGTCCGAAGAAAACGTAAGAGGCGACCTCGACCCAGAAAGCCGCCGACTGGTTGAAACTGTCCTCGACACAGACCGGAAGCATGTGGAATATTTGAATACATTGAAGGGGAGAGTCTGA
- a CDS encoding peptide MFS transporter — translation MTAFDKQKIVNSVPQKGFFGHPKGLFTLFFTEFWERFSYYGMKAILLYYMYYEVSKGGLGIDETTAASVMAVYGSLVYMSGVIGGWIADRILGTARTVFYGGVLIMLGHIALAFPGGITALFISMALIVIGTGLLKPNVSSVVGDLYSKEDVRRDSGFSIFYMGINAGAFIAPLIVGTIGEKYNFHWGFGIAAIGMLIGLITYLATRKKNLGLAGSYVPNPLLPEERKKVFGRIAIAAVIIAIIAFISISTGFLTINRFTVLISILGIAIPTAYFIVMYRSPKTTSDERSRIIAYIPLFIASVMFWAIQEQGSIILAQYADKRTDLDFAGIHLQASWFQSLNPLFIIALAPLFAWLWVKLGNRQPSTPKKFSLGLIFAGLSFLVLIIPAYMSGGESLVNPLWLVLSFFLVVIGELCLSPVGLSATTKLAPAAFSAQTMSLWFLSNAAAQAVNAQLVKLYDPNNEIMYFGTLGLLAVVLGGVLIFMSPSIQRLMKGIK, via the coding sequence ATGACAGCTTTTGATAAACAGAAAATTGTGAATAGTGTGCCGCAGAAAGGCTTTTTCGGCCACCCTAAGGGCTTGTTTACGCTCTTCTTCACAGAGTTCTGGGAACGCTTCTCCTACTATGGGATGAAAGCTATCCTACTATACTATATGTATTACGAAGTTTCTAAGGGCGGGCTTGGGATCGATGAGACGACAGCCGCTTCTGTAATGGCCGTGTACGGCTCACTCGTATATATGTCCGGGGTAATCGGAGGCTGGATTGCCGACCGTATACTCGGAACTGCCAGGACCGTATTCTACGGCGGGGTCTTGATTATGCTTGGCCATATTGCCCTTGCATTCCCTGGAGGCATTACAGCCCTGTTCATCTCCATGGCATTGATTGTCATTGGTACAGGTCTATTAAAGCCTAACGTTTCAAGCGTTGTCGGCGACCTTTACAGCAAGGAAGATGTCCGCCGTGATTCAGGTTTCTCGATTTTCTATATGGGAATCAACGCTGGTGCTTTCATTGCGCCGTTAATTGTCGGAACAATCGGTGAAAAGTATAACTTCCATTGGGGCTTCGGCATTGCAGCAATCGGTATGCTGATTGGATTGATCACTTATCTTGCTACAAGAAAGAAAAACCTTGGGCTTGCAGGCAGCTATGTACCAAACCCGCTGCTCCCTGAAGAGCGCAAAAAAGTATTCGGCCGCATTGCCATTGCCGCAGTTATTATTGCTATTATTGCTTTTATCAGTATTTCAACCGGATTCTTAACGATTAACCGCTTCACGGTACTGATCAGTATCCTCGGGATTGCCATTCCGACCGCATACTTTATTGTGATGTACCGCAGTCCGAAAACAACTTCAGATGAGCGGTCAAGAATTATCGCCTACATCCCGCTGTTTATAGCATCGGTTATGTTCTGGGCGATCCAGGAACAAGGTTCCATCATCCTTGCTCAATATGCGGACAAGCGTACTGACCTGGATTTTGCAGGCATCCACCTGCAGGCTTCATGGTTCCAGTCCCTTAATCCATTGTTCATTATCGCACTCGCACCATTGTTTGCGTGGCTATGGGTTAAGTTAGGAAACAGGCAGCCATCAACGCCTAAGAAGTTCTCACTTGGCTTGATTTTCGCGGGCTTGTCTTTCCTTGTCCTGATTATCCCTGCTTATATGAGCGGCGGGGAATCTTTGGTTAATCCATTATGGCTTGTACTGAGCTTCTTCCTTGTCGTTATCGGTGAGCTGTGCCTGTCCCCTGTAGGGCTGTCAGCTACAACAAAGCTTGCGCCGGCGGCATTCTCGGCTCAGACGATGAGCTTATGGTTCTTATCCAATGCAGCGGCACAGGCGGTAAATGCTCAGCTTGTTAAGCTGTATGATCCTAATAATGAGATTATGTATTTTGGTACGCTTGGACTTTTGGCTGTCGTTTTAGGCGGCGTCCTGATTTTCATGTCACCTTCTATTCAGAGATTGATGAAGGGTATTAAATAA
- a CDS encoding nitroreductase family protein — protein sequence MSDNTMSKEEYLNKVKDLDQTTEAPKELEDTDFFTVAKERRSVRQYDADYMMEDSEIREILEAAILAPSSSNLQPWRFLVIKDQEAKKELLPIANNQQQITDASVVVAVLADVDAYKNAGEIYGGLVKMGRMTEEIKDSYVASIMKTYGGFSDERALKTAMIDGGLVSMQLMLAAKAKGYDTVPMGGYDEGQFIEAFNVPENFKPVMLISLGKGKKAGFEKNRLPLDDVLNWNRF from the coding sequence ATGAGTGATAATACAATGAGCAAAGAAGAGTATTTAAATAAAGTAAAAGATCTTGACCAGACCACTGAAGCGCCAAAGGAGCTGGAAGATACAGATTTCTTCACGGTGGCAAAAGAGCGCCGCTCTGTCCGCCAGTATGATGCCGATTATATGATGGAAGACAGTGAAATCCGTGAAATCCTTGAAGCAGCCATCCTGGCACCGTCTTCTTCTAACCTCCAGCCATGGAGATTCCTAGTCATCAAGGACCAGGAAGCGAAAAAAGAACTGCTGCCAATCGCAAACAACCAGCAGCAGATCACAGATGCTTCTGTCGTAGTTGCAGTACTTGCGGATGTAGACGCGTATAAGAATGCAGGTGAAATTTACGGAGGCCTTGTAAAGATGGGCCGCATGACGGAAGAAATCAAAGATTCCTATGTAGCATCCATTATGAAGACCTATGGCGGTTTCTCTGATGAGAGAGCACTTAAGACTGCTATGATCGACGGCGGCCTTGTCTCTATGCAGCTGATGCTGGCAGCTAAAGCAAAAGGCTATGACACGGTTCCTATGGGCGGCTATGACGAAGGGCAATTTATTGAAGCCTTTAATGTGCCGGAAAACTTCAAGCCAGTAATGCTTATTTCCTTAGGAAAAGGCAAAAAGGCCGGCTTTGAGAAAAACCGCCTGCCTTTGGATGATGTTTTAAACTGGAACAGATTCTAA
- a CDS encoding RrF2 family transcriptional regulator, whose translation MNEKTSSASSIRWFSLALQALLIMADNEGLCPSARLADKIGSESGFLRKILRNLVKEGLVQAKEGRDGGYFLAKPPEDIRLSDVYAGMRAEPFSKGFLDVSSKECFEPCTRSALSGLKNEMEQWILNGLEEKTLKDLMGKK comes from the coding sequence TTGAACGAGAAAACATCCTCTGCCTCCAGCATAAGATGGTTCAGCCTGGCCCTGCAGGCTTTGCTTATTATGGCAGACAATGAAGGCCTGTGCCCGAGCGCAAGGCTAGCGGACAAAATCGGTTCAGAATCAGGGTTTCTGCGGAAGATTTTGCGGAATTTGGTTAAGGAAGGCCTTGTCCAGGCCAAGGAAGGCCGGGACGGCGGATATTTTCTCGCAAAACCGCCGGAGGATATCAGGCTCTCTGATGTATATGCGGGAATGCGCGCAGAGCCATTCTCAAAAGGTTTCCTGGATGTCAGCAGCAAAGAGTGCTTTGAACCATGCACCCGCAGTGCCTTATCCGGCCTGAAGAATGAAATGGAGCAATGGATCCTGAACGGATTAGAAGAAAAGACCCTTAAAGACCTGATGGGTAAAAAATAA
- a CDS encoding glutamine--tRNA ligase/YqeY domain fusion protein: MEQNSSNFIRTIIKEDLESGKRNEVVTRFPPEPNGYLHIGHAKSIIINFGLADDFNGKTNLRFDDTNPLKEDQEYVDAIKEDVKWLGFEWEELRFASDYFEEMYERAVLLIKKDLAYVDDLNADEIREYRGTLTEPGKESPYRSRSVEENLDLFKRMRAGEFQNGEKVLRAKIDMSSPNINLRDPVIYRVSHAHHHNTGDKWCIYPMYAFAHPIEDAIEGVTHSLCTTEFEDQRPLYNWVIEACEMESKPQQIEFGRLNLINTVMSKRKLKQLVDEKYVDGWDDPRMPTVSGLRRKGFTPGAIREFVEATGVSKGSGAVDTAMLEHFVREDLKLSSPRTMGILKPLKVVITNYPEGQTEMLEAEINPENPEMGSRQIPFSREIYIEQDDFMEDPPKKYFRLFPGNEVRLKHAYFIKCEDVIKDENGEVVEIHCTYDPETKSGTGFTGRKVKGTIHWVEASQAVPAEFRLYEPLILDEELNSEENEGKTFLDHVNENSLEIVNGFIEPNMKDVKPQDKFQFFRHGYFNVDPKHTAEDHIVFNRIVSLKSSFKL, encoded by the coding sequence TTGGAACAAAACTCATCCAATTTTATTCGCACGATCATTAAGGAGGACCTGGAATCCGGAAAAAGGAATGAAGTCGTTACCCGCTTCCCTCCAGAGCCGAACGGCTATCTTCATATTGGACACGCAAAGTCAATCATCATCAACTTTGGACTCGCCGATGATTTTAACGGCAAAACCAATCTGCGCTTTGATGATACCAATCCGCTGAAAGAAGACCAGGAGTATGTGGATGCCATTAAAGAAGATGTCAAATGGCTGGGGTTTGAATGGGAGGAGCTTCGCTTTGCTTCCGATTATTTTGAGGAAATGTACGAGCGTGCAGTCCTGCTGATCAAAAAAGACCTTGCTTATGTTGATGACCTGAATGCAGATGAAATCAGGGAATATCGCGGAACTTTGACAGAGCCCGGAAAGGAAAGCCCATACCGCAGCCGTTCTGTCGAGGAAAATCTTGATCTCTTCAAGCGTATGCGTGCAGGAGAATTCCAGAATGGAGAAAAGGTGCTCAGAGCAAAAATTGATATGAGCTCACCTAATATTAACCTGAGGGATCCGGTCATTTACCGTGTATCACATGCCCATCACCATAACACAGGCGACAAATGGTGCATTTATCCTATGTATGCATTTGCCCATCCGATCGAGGATGCAATCGAGGGCGTCACCCACTCTCTCTGCACAACAGAATTCGAGGATCAAAGACCGCTTTATAACTGGGTCATTGAAGCTTGTGAGATGGAAAGCAAGCCTCAGCAGATTGAGTTCGGGCGCCTGAACCTGATCAACACAGTTATGAGCAAAAGAAAGCTGAAGCAGCTGGTCGACGAAAAGTATGTGGATGGCTGGGATGACCCGCGCATGCCGACCGTTTCAGGGCTGAGAAGAAAAGGCTTTACACCTGGCGCCATCCGTGAATTTGTTGAAGCGACAGGCGTCTCAAAAGGGTCCGGAGCCGTTGATACTGCGATGCTTGAGCATTTTGTCCGTGAAGACCTCAAGCTGTCTTCCCCTCGGACAATGGGAATCCTGAAGCCGCTGAAGGTTGTGATTACCAATTATCCTGAAGGACAGACAGAAATGCTCGAAGCGGAAATCAATCCGGAGAACCCGGAAATGGGCAGCCGCCAGATTCCGTTTTCAAGAGAAATTTATATCGAGCAGGATGATTTCATGGAAGATCCGCCAAAGAAATATTTCCGCCTCTTCCCTGGAAATGAAGTGCGTCTGAAGCATGCATACTTCATTAAATGTGAAGATGTCATCAAGGATGAAAACGGTGAAGTGGTTGAAATCCATTGCACATATGATCCGGAAACCAAGAGCGGCACCGGCTTTACCGGACGGAAGGTAAAAGGGACCATCCACTGGGTCGAGGCATCCCAGGCAGTTCCGGCTGAATTCCGCCTGTATGAGCCGCTGATCCTTGACGAAGAATTGAACAGTGAAGAAAATGAAGGCAAGACCTTCCTTGACCACGTGAATGAAAATTCTCTGGAAATCGTCAACGGCTTCATCGAGCCGAACATGAAGGATGTCAAGCCTCAAGATAAGTTCCAGTTCTTCCGCCACGGCTATTTCAATGTCGATCCAAAGCATACAGCAGAAGATCACATTGTATTTAACCGGATCGTTTCGCTGAAGAGCTCATTTAAATTATAA
- a CDS encoding alpha/beta hydrolase, protein MADNYPVLNGAEPFYYEGGRTGILVSHGFTGSTQSMRPLGEAYAKAGYTVCGPRLKGHGTHYEEMEQTQYSDWIASIEEGFQWLKERCDDIFVTGLSMGGTLTLYMAEKHSEIKAIIPINAAVEISDMEGAAALQDARFLDAIGSDIKKADVKELAYEKTPVKSIGEIVQLMELVKGGLADIQCPALIFVSSEDHVVPPDNSRLILDRISSKDKKLITMENSYHVATLDNDQQLIIDETLAFIKKYQ, encoded by the coding sequence ATGGCGGATAACTATCCAGTATTAAACGGAGCAGAACCCTTTTATTATGAAGGCGGCAGGACAGGCATCCTGGTTTCGCACGGTTTTACAGGCTCGACACAAAGCATGCGGCCGCTCGGGGAGGCATATGCGAAAGCAGGCTATACGGTCTGCGGCCCAAGGCTTAAAGGCCATGGGACCCATTATGAGGAAATGGAGCAAACGCAGTACAGCGACTGGATTGCAAGCATTGAAGAAGGCTTTCAATGGCTGAAAGAACGGTGCGACGATATTTTCGTCACAGGCTTATCCATGGGAGGGACACTTACTCTTTATATGGCTGAGAAGCATTCCGAAATCAAGGCCATTATCCCAATTAATGCTGCCGTAGAGATTTCGGATATGGAAGGTGCTGCAGCCCTTCAGGACGCCCGCTTCCTCGATGCCATCGGCTCAGATATAAAGAAAGCTGATGTAAAAGAGCTGGCCTATGAGAAGACCCCGGTCAAATCCATCGGTGAAATCGTCCAGTTAATGGAGCTGGTAAAAGGAGGGCTGGCTGACATACAGTGCCCGGCATTGATTTTTGTTTCCAGCGAAGACCATGTTGTCCCGCCTGATAATTCCCGGCTCATCCTTGACCGCATCTCAAGCAAAGACAAAAAACTGATTACGATGGAAAACAGCTATCATGTCGCCACGCTCGATAATGATCAGCAGCTGATCATTGATGAGACCTTGGCGTTTATAAAAAAATATCAATAA
- a CDS encoding MFS transporter, giving the protein MLMAGNLFVFMSFQMLIPTMPPYIKSIGASGLEIGLVTTLFSAGAILCRPFIGYMLEYRTRKPLVLAGAAALLLITLVYPLSSVVVMFLLFRLVHGLAWGWSTTVNGTAAVDVVPNSRLGEGMGYYGLSVTLGMIIAPSLGIYLFQVTTFENLVYISAGLGIISIILLSLVSYRTPQSVKEAKKEELAFSYLGSLIEKTSWYPALITVIVTFGYGSIVTFIVIFGEERGIEQIFLFYLFNAVLASASRPAAGKWFDRNGPRGLVLFCTLITFAGMWVLSFAHSNVLIAAAGVLFGIGFGSLIPTLQSWTLSLTPPNRRGVANGMFFSAIDLGIGLSGLVFGVIAQYVETGRLFQISSIFLLIAIAMIMAEGRRRKNSIKKQAAAV; this is encoded by the coding sequence ATGCTGATGGCAGGGAATCTGTTTGTCTTTATGTCCTTTCAAATGCTGATCCCGACAATGCCGCCATACATAAAATCAATAGGCGCCTCCGGCTTGGAAATCGGCCTGGTCACAACTCTATTCTCTGCTGGCGCAATTCTGTGCAGGCCCTTTATCGGCTATATGCTTGAGTACAGGACAAGAAAGCCCCTCGTCCTGGCCGGTGCAGCCGCCCTGCTGCTGATTACTTTGGTTTACCCGCTTTCCAGCGTGGTTGTTATGTTTCTTCTCTTCAGGCTAGTGCACGGGCTTGCCTGGGGCTGGTCGACGACTGTCAACGGGACGGCAGCGGTAGATGTTGTTCCGAACTCCCGCCTCGGCGAGGGGATGGGCTATTATGGGCTGTCTGTGACTCTCGGGATGATCATAGCCCCCAGCCTGGGCATTTATTTATTCCAGGTTACGACCTTTGAAAATCTGGTTTATATATCGGCCGGTCTTGGCATTATCAGCATCATACTCCTGTCGCTGGTGAGCTACAGAACGCCCCAGTCGGTTAAGGAAGCGAAAAAAGAGGAATTAGCTTTCTCTTATTTAGGGTCACTGATTGAAAAAACGAGCTGGTACCCGGCACTTATCACGGTCATCGTTACCTTCGGCTATGGATCCATTGTCACGTTCATTGTCATTTTTGGGGAAGAGCGGGGAATAGAGCAGATTTTCCTTTTCTACCTGTTCAATGCCGTACTGGCATCGGCCTCGCGTCCTGCAGCTGGAAAATGGTTTGACAGAAATGGGCCGAGAGGGCTCGTCCTGTTCTGTACACTCATTACATTCGCCGGGATGTGGGTGCTGTCCTTTGCCCATTCTAATGTTTTGATTGCTGCAGCCGGAGTTCTTTTCGGGATCGGCTTCGGATCACTGATTCCGACGCTTCAGTCGTGGACATTGTCCCTTACGCCGCCAAACCGCAGAGGTGTTGCCAATGGCATGTTCTTTTCAGCCATCGACCTTGGCATCGGATTGAGCGGACTGGTATTCGGCGTCATAGCCCAGTACGTGGAAACAGGCAGGCTGTTCCAAATCTCGAGTATCTTCCTGCTGATTGCCATCGCCATGATCATGGCCGAAGGGCGGAGGCGAAAAAACAGCATAAAAAAACAGGCTGCTGCCGTATAA